From a single Couchioplanes caeruleus genomic region:
- a CDS encoding arginine repressor: MTGPGTRAARHARIVDLVRDKAVRSQTELAELLALDGVQVTQATLSRDLEELRAVKAGGVYVIPEDGLPPLRPVEQAPARLVRLLRELLNSVDVSGNLVVLRVPPGAAQFLASALDRSGLPDVVGTIAGDDTILVVAREPSTDTGSGARLAEKLTAWSRTDNEGTLP, encoded by the coding sequence ATGACCGGGCCGGGCACCCGCGCGGCGCGGCACGCGCGCATCGTCGACCTCGTCCGCGACAAGGCCGTACGGTCCCAGACCGAGCTGGCCGAGCTGCTGGCGCTCGACGGCGTGCAGGTCACCCAGGCCACCCTGTCGCGGGACCTCGAGGAGTTGCGGGCCGTCAAAGCCGGCGGCGTCTACGTCATCCCCGAGGACGGCCTGCCGCCGCTGCGCCCGGTCGAGCAGGCCCCGGCCCGGCTGGTCCGGCTGCTGCGCGAGCTGCTGAACTCGGTGGACGTCAGCGGCAACCTGGTGGTGCTGCGAGTGCCGCCGGGCGCCGCGCAGTTCCTGGCCAGCGCGCTGGACCGCTCGGGGCTGCCCGACGTCGTGGGCACCATCGCCGGGGACGACACGATCCTGGTGGTGGCCCGCGAGCCGTCCACCGACACCGGGTCGGGGGCCCGGCTCGCCGAGAAGCTGACGGCCTGGAGCCGTACGGACAACGAAGGGACCCTGCCGTGA